TTTCCATCCATGTACAAACAGAATTACCTATACCAACAGGCATTAGATCAttatacctttttaaatattgaaattacaGCATCCCATCCATAGGTACTATACTTGAAGAAAGTGAGAACAATTCCTGTTTAGAAGTCTGTGCCACCAGTATGAAGACCTAATGCAGCAACCTAATTGTCTGAACAataatcagtggcggaactaccgggggagcagggggtcacgcaccagggcccgcccccctctagttacgttactgacaaTAATGATTCAGGAAATGATTtattaacaaacatccccaccccCACCAACCCCAACACAGTAttatgccatcagttataaatgggGCAGCCAGAAATATGATAACagatattattattgttgttattgttattattattattattattattagatgatTTAATATTCTGGCCACTCTAAAGTTCTGTCACTGATGCACCTTGGTATTAATGACCTTTCCAAAAAGACAGACAAATCTAGTCACCAAATGTTGATTTCCTTAGTATCTGGAAAATATAAGTGCTCGTGTGTACattctgtaaatataaatatgcttGTATCATTCTTGCAGGCAGTCATTCCTATCGCTATTTCTACACGGGGAACTCTGAAGGAGGAGAGGGACAACCTCACTTTACAGCCACTGCCTATTTAGATGACTTTCCTATTGGCATTTACACGAGTGCAACAAAGACGTTTCAACTCAGAACCAAATGGATCGAAGAGAAAGCGGACCCTGCTCTGTGGAAGAACTATACCAACATATTCCAGGGTTGGGAGGTAGAATTCAGACGTGGAGTCAAGAAAATGATGGAGCACTTCAACCAAACTGAAGGTGATAGGCACAGATACACCACAATGCCAGTGTCTGAATGGCACATGTACACCACAGGATACAGTGACAAtgtacaaagaaaacaaaaagtttaTATACTCTTACAGTATTCATTGCAACCCCTGGGGTGCAATAATAAGCAATTTCTATAACTGGGGGGCAAGAAATGTCCTGACTGAtgaacagtttatatatatatatatatatatatatatatatatatgttgactTTGCTGTGAGTTCCAGTAAACTTGTAGTAACCACATTGGTTTAATCACGCCAATTCCTATCTAGACACATATGGCAGAATTCTGAGgcttttctttgtatttaataTCCCTTTTTAAGGTTTCCATTCGCTTCAGTGGATGTATGGCTGTGAACTGGATGATGATGGTGGCATAAGAGCATATGATCTGGATGGGTATGACGGGAGAGAATTCATGGCCTTGGATTTTAAAAAAGTGATTCATATTTCCTCTCGTCCGGAGACTGAGGTCATTGCCCAGAAATGGAACACAGAGACCATCGAGGCAGAGAAAATGAAGAATTACCTGGAAGTGCAGTGCATTGAAACTCTGAAGAAATACATCAGCTATGGAAAGGAGCACTTAGACAGAAAAGGTAAGGGCAGTAAACAACACATGATATTCCATGCCTCCATTACTGAACATGTACCTCTGACTGACAGTTGACggttgtttattttttgtgggaGATGTTGTATAGACCCTGACCTTCATATACAGGGGTGCTATAAAAGAGGAACGAAAATATAAAGAGAATGgagtatataatatacagcataAAGCACACAAAACTAGGCATGATTCCATTTTTACCCTGGTTCCATGTTGGCTCCATGTTTTGTTCCATTTTTGTGTTAAACATTTTAGACGCGTTATTTAAGGaatgattcatcaaagtattttcgcatgcACGAATAGACATATCGCAAtcgttaattctacatttctgcacagcggtaATCTAATTGCATTGCaatacttatagaatagaattaatccttattcattattcactaacatctattaagagataaaagcataaaatagtgcgataattactgtgaaatttaacacctcctaggagtaggcgttactaaaGAACATCAGATGGAtaaatagaggaagatgtagtgaggagctgtagggcagcaattaaagacctttctgaggaactggagacttacctacagccactaacacattttcatgataccttgggcaggtccagaatgcaTTATGTTCTGTGTAttggaattatattaagtttcccagggaaaggaatgactagaatactgtaaaaaaagACTTCTGCTCTGCCAGTGGTATCCCGAATGTCAGGTGCTATAGATTGCTAATAACGTGTGACTatatcaaatgccctaaaatatcgcacaaaataacgcacgctataaaatactgcacacaattcagcttaaatgaacgtaaaaatataatttctcaaGTTAGACAAGTAAATTTGTAGTGAATCGATCGttcattctaaaaatataagaagtcaTAAAACGTTTTTGctatgctataaataacactcgcTTTATTGAATCAGTCCCTTTCTGTCTATGCTGAGCAGCATGTTTTTCTTGTACCTGAGTTGGGGCGTATGCAATAAAAAGGAGCTagtttactaacatttggataaACAATTTTCCAATCCTAAATTATTTTCCCTATGTAGTTGCAtaccaaaattaacattttagtaaatcagcccagAATGTGTATTTTGTATGCAATCAGGGGCGCTCCGCCTATTAAGCGAGTTAAGGCACTTGCCTCAGGCAAGTGCAAAAATGCCGCTTCTGccgcaaaaatgccgctcctggtaactaagagccgaatttccgtttttaaacccggaaattcgtctcttctagtgcagagagtgtaattgcactctctgcactagcgacgtggactaGCGACGTGGACAGGGGGCGGCAAAAACGAAGGCCGCCTCGAgtggcaaattgggtaggatccCCCCACATAGGGGGCACACAGTGCAGGGGAACCCCATATGCAAAGCCAGCTGGTGGCTGACACAAAGTATGACACCCCTGTTCCCAATACACCCGTGTAAATCACCTAGTAAAGTAAAGGGCACCTTGCCATATTAAGGTACAGTTCATATTAAGAATGCTCTTTCTTGCATGACAGTGAATAGTCTTCTGTTTCTAGTTAGTGCAAAATAATTGCACCTTATTGGTGGGGAAATTGTGCTTAACGACTAAATACAAAACACTTTGGTTAGTTAAGGAAGTAATGTAAACATGAAGATGATTATTAAGAACCCATGTGTATAGTTGCTCTGTAACTAATGCTGCCATAAATATGGCTCCCTAGTGCCTTGTGTCCCTTTACTCCCCAgcttatttattttgaatatcaGGCATATTATGTCCCCCTGGATTCAGTGCTGCCATTCACAACTGCATCTTAGGTCAAGTACAGGAAGGTTTAGCAGCTGTTCGCTGTACAGGGATGTGAAAtgttacccggaaacctgttatccataaagctccaaattacagatatgccatctcccatagaatccattttagccaaataatcaacattttaaaaaactatttcccttttctctgtaataataaaacagtaccttttacttgatcccaactaagatacaattaatccttattggcagcaaaccctgcctattgggtttattatgtttaaatgattttctagtagacttaaggtatgaagatgcaaataatggaaaggcacattatctggaaacccccggtcccaagctttttggataacaggtcatacacctgtactttgcaccttgccctccATATAACTGCAGTCAGAGATCCCCGATGCCAGAATACTACCTTCAGTATAATAATAGTTATTCTCCTGATGATGAAACATATTACACTGAGTTTGTACAGAGAATGTTTGATGAAACCTTTCAGTGCCTTCCCTGGTGGAGATTACAATCTGGTTTCCTTATCACAAGCCCATACACACAAAAACTAGGGTCACCTTGAAAAGAAACTGTTTTCAGCTGCCTCTTGTGTGCAGTCTCCAGCCTCTCGGATTCCTTTGGTTAACCCTTACACTGAAAGCCAATATCACTATGAGGTTTCCAAACATACCATTATGATCGTGTGAATGGGTTAAAACATTGTTATTATTGGTGCATTGACTCTTTAAAAAATGACTTctcattgtacattttattttggctttcaGTTGCACCCAAGGTGAAGGTTTTTCATCAGCAGTCTGCAGGTGTCATAAAGCTTCACTGCCAGGCGTATGGATTTTACCCCCAATCTATCAAAGTGAAGTGGTTTAGGAGAGGAGCACAAAAAGTGCGGTCATTTGAGGTCCCATTAATTCTCCCCAACACTGATTTCACCTATCAGACTCGTGTGACAATCACGGTGCCACCGGAGGAGATGGATACCTACTTCTGCCATGTTGATCATAGCAGTCTAGAGAAAACACACATTGTGGTTTGGGGTAAGTGTTATGTGGGGATTATTCTCAGATATTAATAAACAGGGGTGTATACATCAGCCTAAGGCTGTCAGCAATTGATAATAGTTGGAAGTCAACAACATATGGGAGGATTCAGGCTGGACATCcctgatttttgttattttttttccaaaccctTACATGTGGCCTCAGCCTTTGTTCATTGCCAGTAGCCACCTTTTCTCTAACTCCGGCCCTTGTTATATCCACAGGTTGAATCCTGTTAGAGCGAAGGGGCTGTGGGTTCCATGGGGTTCCAGAAAAAAACCTGCACCATGGACATGGAGAAAAAATAACGACTTGTGCCATTGTTGTAGGCCCTAGAACTCAGCAGCTTATTAATAAACAACATCCTCCAATgtattctttttctgtttttaaacgGGCTAACAAACTGAACAAGTTTTGATTTTTAAAGCATCTTTCCCCAGTGTCTCTGACCAAGTGTCGTCATGTGCATGCATAGAAATCAAGAGACAGGCCCTCACTCTAGCATTAGACACTGGAGAAGAgccacaccaaggggcagatttattaaggtttgagttgtgttttccatgaaaattctagttttcgagttgtatttttttttttaaaaaaaactcaaattgtttgagtttaaaaaaaaaagaaaaaaaaaactcaaatattcgagatttattataccccgaccctgttAATAGCTAGAGTCATttagaagtcccttgaaccatttgcaaATGTCAACTGCCTgcttgatgtttgagtttttttcagagggttttgcctgaaaagttaaataatttgAGCGAAaattgatcaattcgagtttttgggtttcgagaCTTGAACTTACAGAATTGGGtttttgacattcaagttttttcttaatcaagataccattcaagtttaaagtttatttgaggttaaaaaaaaaaactcttacacccgacttttgataaataactccccaagTGTCACACCAAGAAATTAGTAGCTGGTCCTTGTTGCATTATTGATTTtgctcaaaatatctactctaaGAATTCACACCTCAACTCCATGGAAGTATTGAGGTTCTGGGACCCCATATTGATTTCAATGAATTATACAGGATAGGCAAATAAAAGTACTGTAGTACCCCTCCAGAAATGAAAACCTATTTTATTCTATGTTTACGTAACCTGGTGGTCCATAGTCTATTTCAAGTCTCCATGTTGATATGTATGTCacaatctttgttttttaaacagatCCCAGCCAGAACCACCTTTTGTATGCGTCGCTTGGTGCTAGCAGCATATTGCTTCTCATTCTCACCTTTGTATTGGGACTGAAGTTGGGTCGGAGAAGGCAAGGtaagaatcagagctctgtacctgacAAAAGCTGGGGTTAGTCGTTGATACAGTGATTATGATTGACTCAAGAAGGTTTGGCTGGTTTAACTGGTTGGACAGACTGGTGCTTAGAAGCTTTGGTGAAGCTACCTATTGCGTAACCATGTTGTGAGACAGGCTAGGGAGGAGAACACCAGACCTGTaatatgaaatgtttttctttattgcagGGAACAGAACTTCCACTTATTCTCTCACCCCAGGTAAGTTACAATTTTGGTAAGTACTATACCCCTCTTTTAACTGCTGTGAACAAACCCTTCCAACGACCTTCAGAGGGCAATTTAATGAATATTTTAGGATGTATAGCTTGAAGAGGATGTATATTttgcataaatatattaatatcatATCTGGTGGGATACATCAGCTACAATTAAAATTGGCATGACTTCAAGAAGCACTaaaccccttgctaataaaaacccctaccccccataGTCCCCCCCCACAGgcgttaacacaagtaaatgccccatagccggtaattacccctcgttgcaaaATCAGCGCAGCatagctcacgggggccatcttcagcgcttcagtaatcttcaacAAGTAATCACTGTATCGGCACGTGCACAGTTGCAGCAGTTTTGCAGTTTGTTACAACTGCGTATGTGCAAAAAGCGTCGAAAATTACCGAAGTGACAGAAGACCCGAAGAATAATGAAGTGCcggaagatgtcgcccgtgagctccgctgactctgcaacgaggggtaattgcCAGCtttggggcatttacttgtgtcaACACCTGTGCGATGGGGGGAACATGGAGGGGGGACTATGGCgcgtaggggtttttattagcaagggagtttagttctcctttaagttaaccatgtatggtaaagctggccatagatgaaaacatttttaaaagatctttcgttatcgtgagaccaagattatcttgaaagattgtttaaatgtacaattgtccatcaactaaaaagaccatttcaaatgctattgtctagttgaagcctggaaaactgagggtagctgcctgcttggccctgcaaacaaaccatagatagatttcactgggaccgatgacattttttttaacctggccgatttAATTTTCTGACAGCAGtcagacgaaaaatcgtaagatgcgcgatcgttcgattcccacgataatttgacggattggtttgattgcactaaaatcggtcgttcaccaaagaaaaatttttgtgtctatggggacctttgaACTCCTATTTTGGTGGTTGCCAAATTAGCAGATCTTTACCCTATTTGGCCACCAATGGGCCCATGAAGACCTATTGCTAAATGACTGCATTTCTATACCAATGTGGTCCTTgaccaatgggattttcaaacctgcctgatcagcaccaattttcagacagatatcaatTGGCCACGACCTAGGGGCCCAGAAATGGGGTGATAAGCTGCCAAGTCAGTCTGGAGAAGACTACGTTGGCAGCTTGTATTGGCACATATATGGACAGCtttataatagttttttaaaatcttttctaTCCCAAATTCTGCTCTGTATCAATCCCAGAAGAGAAGCACAACCGTAGTACAACCTTATCTCTAGCCAGTAATGTTTGAGTTGCATGGTAGTGTTCGAGttaatataacaaacaggggaaagttgtgctcaccactgtaCGAGTTGGTGCCATACAGGAAAACCACATGTCATTAGAGAGGTCAGTTTCCTAATTTAAATTGAGGCTCATGAAAACTGCCGATTATGAGGTCAAATTTACATAAAGGAGAGAGAATGTATACTATGTGCAAATGTTGTATATTTATCACAGTGGAACACATTAAGTTCTTTCCGCCTGAGTGCCGCACCGTCATCTTCACTGTTACTGTGGGTGACCATGAGGCCATATCACTTTACTGTattatctagtataagtaattctaaaacaactggacttgctgcgtaatcattgaagacgtttccattgaaaacagcagcactccagtaTTATTGAAAAAAGTGAAGAACTTTACTTAAAATGCCTTAGGCAACGTCTCGAATTGAAACTTCTCTAGTCgaagttctaaaaaaaatagcttgaaattcgaatttttttaattcaaaaattcacctcgatctttgataaatctgccccaaagtatggATGTTATACAGAAGTTGAAAAATCCAagacattaataaatataatctACATGGCTCAATGTAAAAACAGGAATGATGGCCTGACTGTGAGGTTGAGTGGATGGGGGAGAGGATTCTTAATAACATTCAGGCATCCAATGTAATAGTGCTGTTTAGATGTAGaaatgtatcaaagagtgaagtcgccacagtcctctagagtgaaattccgccactctccattcatttctatgggatttttaaaagagcatttatcaatgggtgaaagtgatagttcatactttgataaatactcttttcaaaatcacataaaaatgaatagagagtggcggaatttcactctaacttcactctttgataaatataccccactgaCGTAGGTACCTTATCATAAGCAGGTACCTACATTATTATCACTTTCTATTACAGTTACAGATGGAGACCAACCCCCACCGTCCCCTTCCGTATGAGTAATGAGCAAAATGCCAATGAGCCGTACCAAACCAACATGCTGGAATGGCTCCACTCCACTCTACATTCCTGTAGAACAGGAAGGACAAAGAAACACAACCTGAGATGGATGGATTCTTCCAAACTGTGACTGCAGTTGGCAATCTGATAAGACAGGACAGGACAAAAGAAGAGAGTAGATGGAGCCACAAATTCAAAGACTCATGCACTTTATTGCTAGTGCAACACACGATAGAGAACCTTGGCCTGTTACAATATGgttaataattattttcttaactATTTATTTCCAAGGCCAAGGGTCTATCATGCAACATTCTAGCTGTTATGGTAAGACCCCGGCAACCTGTGAGAGGCACAGAGAGTTGAGCCTGACAGAATGGACGTCCCATTACCTGTTCTTGAGCAGCCGAGCAGACTCTGGCAAAAACATGCCTAATCTGTATGTGCCAATCTATGGTACAGACTATTGAACGTTCTGTATATTACGTTATTAGCTCATCTTTTCAGATGTTTATGTACTTAATTGTTTAGACTACCTGACTAGTATTAACATTTTATACTTTGTGTGATGTATTTTTAGCAAATCAATCCTAGGTCAGTGAAAAATCAAGTATCAAGTGGTGCAATTGTTCATCCAACACATTTCTGCTGTTTTCTATGTCACTTCAACCTGGTTGGGGGTAATATAGGGATAATATTAACCATACTTACTCACAACTTACTCTAGGGTTAGAAGACTGGGCTTGGGATCCTACTTCACCTGGCCATTTACAATAAATAGTttgtacattgtacaggtatgggaccgttatccagaatgctctgggttttgcgaataactgatctttccataattttggatctcaataccttaagtctactagaaaatcatgtaaacatgaaataaacccaataggctggttttgcttccaataaggattcatttatatcttagtttggactaagtacaacctactgttttaatattacagagaaaaggataaaatggagtctatgggagacacccattctgtaatttggagctttgtggttaacgggtttccggataatggaccctATAGCCTGTATCACTAGGCAGGCTTAAGAAAGGGCGAGACTAAACCAGAAACGTTGCTtggttgtctgacctaataaattcaacttctcacttttgcaacaaagaggtgctgcagcagtattttttCTAGTATGTGTACCTAACCCCTGGCAGCCAACTCACAAGGTTCtataaggtggttgaagcacagaCTTCTATTAATTTAAGTTTTCAATACTCAAGCTATTGGGAATTTTGCAGCCAAATGCTCTggtcgaatgaaaaaaaaataaatttgtaagcAAAAAGTCTCTAGACTTTTGTGGCTCGTAGCAGCCCTCCACCTACATTGggttgatacaggtatgggacctgtaatccagaatgctcgggtggGGTTTtaaagataatggatctttccgtaatttggatcttcatacctaaagtctactagaaaatcacgtaaacatgaaataaacccaataggctggttttgcttccaataaggattaattatttggataaaatggagtctatgggaaatgacctttctgtaattcagagctttcttgaaaatgggtttccggataatggatccagtTACTGTAATTAGAGTTGCCTCTAAGTTACACATTTTTGCACGCAGATAAAAGCCGAGAGCTGTGCAACATATTACAAAAAGTCAGTGCTTGTCAAAGGGTTTGCCTTGAAAGCGCTGGTTAGATTAATGGCCATATAGTAgtaatgaaataatgaagtgCTTTAGAAGGGCATTATTAGCAGTAATGAATATGAATTGAAATGACGTATATACGGAGGAAGGTCTAGTTATATCTGCCATAACCCAAATAGGGTCGCTGCTTATTTCCggaaagtaaaaagaaatattagaattatttttattatttatttattattattaaaggaaaactataactctgaactagtgatgtgcacgCCAACCTGATACTCGCATCCCCCTTTCCGGGTCGCAGGCGGGTTGAGCTCTggactgctctccccacccacgacattccaaatgccggcttccgagttgaacttttatagacacaCGTCTCTTGTCCCGCACCTTTtctgacatcatcggtggggtggGTCAGCTCGGGCCTTTAAAAGGAACCCggggaagtcgggctcgggcaggTGCAGGTTGGGAAgagcccgacccgcacatcacttaccctgaacaatgtagggctctttaaaaatatattgcataaaatagcccattttgtgttttttccctggtagcaattgcctaaaaatgtcaaggttttcaaggtattcttaTCTTTTTTGGATCATTCAGTCCATTTCCCCCCCgattcatgctttttatagtcacatctttaaaggaaaactataccccccaaacaatgtaggtctctataaaaagatattgcataaaatatgtGGTATGTAAacccctacttcatgtaaataaaccattttcataaaaatatacttttctagtagtatgtgccattgggtaatcataaatagaaaattgccattttaaaaaataagggccgccccctgggatcgtaggattcacgctgtacacaaacataccaacaaactatacttgttaggtcacatgagccaattaacagaaagaattctgtcttttgcttctcacacttcttcctgtttcagataaagctgcagtatttctggtcagctgatctctgagacagcacacagaccatcacgaaatggtggttcaaggcaagaaatgtaaaaggacaaaatttacttaaaaatatatattccagtttggtaagattcttgaatatgtcacttaatatgattaagtgttcattttggaggtatagttttcctttaagtaaataaaaatacatttgtgagtttaatcagttttaaaaaacatgaaaaaccctAAAAtgagtgttgataaatgggcctttaagtattcattctggggctacaggtttcctttaatttatttaattatttaattatttctaaattacactctttgtgctgcaaataattcactctatttaaaattgtattcttgaaccaacaaaatgtattttcttattagctgtaatattggtggggaggcagccatctcagtacattgtgcctgatcctgagctttgagaaggagccagcacttcaggatgaaaccgctttgagacagctattgtatctcccct
The sequence above is a segment of the Xenopus laevis strain J_2021 chromosome 8L, Xenopus_laevis_v10.1, whole genome shotgun sequence genome. Coding sequences within it:
- the LOC108699218 gene encoding class I histocompatibility antigen, F10 alpha chain isoform X1, translating into MALISFLVIFLQAGAVFSGSHSYRYFYTGNSEGGEGQPHFTATAYLDDFPIGIYTSATKTFQLRTKWIEEKADPALWKNYTNIFQGWEVEFRRGVKKMMEHFNQTEGFHSLQWMYGCELDDDGGIRAYDLDGYDGREFMALDFKKVIHISSRPETEVIAQKWNTETIEAEKMKNYLEVQCIETLKKYISYGKEHLDRKVAPKVKVFHQQSAGVIKLHCQAYGFYPQSIKVKWFRRGAQKVRSFEVPLILPNTDFTYQTRVTITVPPEEMDTYFCHVDHSSLEKTHIVVWDPSQNHLLYASLGASSILLLILTFVLGLKLGRRRQGNRTSTYSLTPVTDGDQPPPSPSV
- the LOC108699218 gene encoding class I histocompatibility antigen, F10 alpha chain isoform X2, whose product is MALISFLVIFLQAGAVFSGSHSYRYFYTGNSEGGEGQPHFTATAYLDDFPIGIYTSATKTFQLRTKWIEEKADPALWKNYTNIFQGWEVEFRRGVKKMMEHFNQTEGFHSLQWMYGCELDDDGGIRAYDLDGYDGREFMALDFKKVIHISSRPETEVIAQKWNTETIEAEKMKNYLEVQCIETLKKYISYGKEHLDRKVAPKVKVFHQQSAGVIKLHCQAYGFYPQSIKVKWFRRGAQKVRSFEVPLILPNTDFTYQTRVTITVPPEEMDTYFCHVDHSSLEKTHIVVWG